The Hahella sp. HNIBRBA332 genome window below encodes:
- the hmpA gene encoding NO-inducible flavohemoprotein has product MLDSNTIATIKATIPVLESGGVAITEHFYRRLFSHNPELLNIFNSSHQHSGGQQVALFNAIAAYAKHIETPEALQSAVERIAHKHTSFNIQPAQYDIVGHHLLETLQELLGDAFTPEIREAWTKAYQFLAGIFIAKEGALYEARATAHGGWKGTRTFIVQSKQKESELVTSFVLAPKDGGAVIGFQPGQYIGVKVKPTADGYEQIRQYSLSAAPNGTTYRISVKRESGEQPGLVSNYLHDHVQEGDALELMAPAGDFVLHEERSRPTVLISAGVGLTPMMSMLERLSAADDNAPIHYLHACENGAQHSFKQRLNDLQNQRKNLSAYVWYREPRSEDQPSQDYHAQGLMDIPSVAETLPLAQARFYLCGPAPFMAMAKQQLLSCGVDAERIHYEVFGPHSDL; this is encoded by the coding sequence GTGTTAGATTCCAACACTATTGCAACCATCAAAGCCACCATCCCGGTATTGGAAAGCGGGGGCGTGGCGATCACTGAGCATTTTTACCGCAGATTGTTCAGCCACAATCCTGAGCTGCTGAATATTTTCAACAGCAGCCATCAACATTCAGGTGGGCAGCAGGTCGCCCTGTTTAACGCCATCGCCGCCTACGCCAAGCACATTGAAACGCCTGAAGCGCTGCAAAGCGCCGTCGAGCGCATCGCTCACAAACACACAAGCTTCAACATCCAACCCGCGCAGTACGACATCGTCGGCCATCACCTGCTGGAAACGCTGCAGGAACTGCTAGGCGACGCCTTCACTCCGGAAATCAGAGAGGCCTGGACCAAGGCCTACCAGTTTCTCGCCGGTATTTTCATTGCGAAGGAAGGCGCGTTATATGAGGCGCGCGCCACAGCCCATGGGGGCTGGAAAGGAACCCGGACGTTTATCGTGCAGTCGAAACAAAAGGAGTCCGAGCTGGTGACCAGTTTTGTCTTGGCGCCCAAGGACGGCGGAGCCGTCATCGGCTTCCAACCCGGCCAGTACATCGGGGTCAAGGTCAAGCCAACTGCTGACGGCTACGAACAGATACGTCAGTATTCTCTGTCGGCAGCGCCTAACGGAACCACTTATCGCATATCCGTGAAACGCGAGTCTGGAGAACAGCCCGGCTTGGTGTCCAACTATCTGCATGACCATGTTCAAGAGGGAGACGCACTAGAATTAATGGCGCCCGCAGGCGACTTTGTGTTACACGAAGAGCGCAGCCGCCCCACTGTCCTGATTTCAGCCGGCGTCGGCCTGACCCCGATGATGTCCATGCTGGAACGTCTGAGCGCCGCAGACGACAATGCGCCGATTCACTACCTGCACGCCTGCGAAAACGGCGCTCAACACAGCTTCAAACAGCGTCTGAACGACTTGCAGAACCAGAGGAAAAACCTGTCCGCGTATGTCTGGTATCGTGAGCCCCGCAGCGAGGATCAACCCAGTCAGGACTATCATGCTCAGGGCCTGATGGACATACCCAGTGTCGCCGAGACGCTTCCACTGGCGCAAGCCCGCTTCTATCTGTGCGGTCCCGCGCCATTCATGGCCATGGCGAAACAACAGTTGTTGTCATGTGGCGTGGACGCAGAGCGCATCCATTATGAGGTATTTGGTCCGCATAGCGATCTGTAA